One Mesorhizobium sp. J428 DNA segment encodes these proteins:
- a CDS encoding lipopolysaccharide biosynthesis protein, with protein MISAMLRGRIGVLRDYASAISGSAGRLVFSLIYFIALANTLTIAEFGLFATASAAGVMLSRILAFGYITALYRTATVRPALIGVFTAGFIFMALISLPVLGLASFTAHALFFGSQMALPVFLTVIAAEALLWRPVETVVIVNNGMGRFGRASILVILGTVLRAIAASAFAFMPVRDLPTWSLFYLAANAVSLLIAAGFFYPRCRLRLRPRVYLRRLPDSLYVAGAEILFYLQMEMDKLLVLALGGAQLAGIYAMIMRLVDLTAIPIRTFTMMLVQRMMRTPELLAKTIRRVGLEAAVFVASTAALAVLAVILHYFPTLLGRNVSEAAPLLGLALFVPGLRNLVEYQAELLFARGQTLLRAINLALLAGLKAVLLAVVLVQSLEVSQLVIVLNAVFALLYIASALLTYSAMRLPAKTV; from the coding sequence ATGATTTCCGCGATGCTGCGTGGACGGATCGGCGTCCTGCGCGACTATGCAAGCGCGATCAGCGGCTCAGCCGGACGACTGGTCTTCTCGCTGATCTACTTCATCGCGCTGGCCAACACGCTCACGATCGCCGAATTCGGCCTGTTTGCGACCGCGTCCGCGGCCGGCGTGATGCTGTCGCGCATCCTGGCCTTCGGCTACATCACCGCGCTCTACCGCACCGCCACCGTGCGCCCTGCCCTCATCGGCGTGTTCACGGCCGGGTTCATCTTCATGGCGCTGATTTCATTGCCGGTTCTCGGGCTGGCGAGCTTCACCGCGCACGCGCTGTTCTTCGGCAGTCAGATGGCGCTGCCGGTCTTCCTGACCGTGATCGCGGCCGAGGCGCTCCTCTGGCGGCCGGTCGAGACGGTGGTGATCGTCAACAACGGCATGGGTCGCTTCGGCCGCGCGTCCATTCTTGTCATCCTCGGCACGGTGCTCAGGGCCATCGCGGCGAGCGCCTTCGCGTTCATGCCGGTGCGCGACCTGCCGACCTGGAGCCTGTTCTATCTCGCGGCCAACGCCGTCTCGCTTTTGATCGCGGCCGGCTTCTTCTATCCGCGCTGCCGGCTGAGGCTCAGGCCGAGGGTCTATCTGCGCCGCCTGCCGGATTCGCTCTACGTGGCGGGGGCCGAGATCCTGTTCTACCTGCAGATGGAGATGGACAAGCTGCTGGTCCTGGCGCTCGGCGGCGCGCAGCTCGCCGGCATCTACGCGATGATCATGCGGCTGGTGGACCTGACCGCGATTCCGATCCGCACCTTCACCATGATGCTGGTGCAGCGCATGATGCGCACGCCCGAGCTTCTGGCGAAGACCATCCGGCGGGTCGGGCTGGAGGCGGCGGTCTTCGTCGCCTCGACCGCTGCGCTCGCCGTGCTGGCGGTGATCCTGCACTACTTCCCGACCCTGCTCGGCAGGAACGTTTCGGAGGCCGCGCCGCTCTTGGGACTGGCCCTGTTCGTGCCGGGCCTGCGCAATCTCGTCGAATACCAGGCGGAGCTGCTCTTCGCCCGCGGCCAGACCCTGCTGCGCGCAATCAACCTCGCTTTGCTCGCCGGCCTGAAGGCGGTGCTTCTGGCGGTGGTTCTGGTGCAGTCGCTCGAAGTCAGCCAGCTCGTCATCGTGCTGAACGCGGTCTTCGCGCTGCTCTACATCGCCTCGGCACTGCTCACCTACAGCGCGATGCGGCTGCCGGCGAAGACCGTCTGA
- a CDS encoding DUF6492 family protein, translating to MHDVLRRTNAIVTASYKPDLERCRLLCETVDRYVTGHSHHYILVASEDVALFRQLEGPQRTVVDEHDLLPSWLRSFPDPLSRFRKRVWLSVRTMPLRGWHVQQLRRIAIAHHVGEEALVYCDSDVAFLRPFDCRSLWDGGDLRLFRRDGALADEGLDDQRLWASNAGKILGLSAQPRNDYIATVIAWRRDAAVTMCQRIEQVTGRHWVAGIASNRHFSECMIYGRYADEVLEGQGHFHASNELCRVYWTGPALSDETFREFVAAMSPDQVAIGMQSFIGTDVGRIRRLIEA from the coding sequence ATGCATGACGTGCTTCGCCGCACGAACGCGATTGTCACGGCAAGCTACAAGCCGGATCTGGAGCGCTGCCGGCTGCTGTGCGAGACGGTGGACCGCTACGTCACCGGCCATTCGCATCACTATATCCTGGTCGCCTCTGAGGATGTCGCGCTGTTCCGGCAGCTCGAAGGGCCACAACGGACGGTGGTGGACGAGCACGACCTGCTGCCGTCCTGGCTGCGGTCCTTTCCCGATCCGCTCTCCCGCTTCCGCAAGCGGGTCTGGCTGTCCGTGCGCACGATGCCGTTGCGCGGCTGGCACGTGCAGCAGCTGCGCCGCATCGCTATCGCGCATCATGTCGGCGAGGAGGCGCTGGTCTATTGCGATTCCGATGTCGCCTTCCTGCGCCCCTTCGATTGCCGTTCCCTGTGGGACGGGGGCGACCTGCGCCTCTTCCGCCGCGACGGCGCGCTTGCCGACGAGGGCCTCGACGACCAGCGGCTGTGGGCGAGCAATGCAGGCAAGATTCTCGGCCTCTCGGCGCAGCCGCGGAACGACTACATCGCGACCGTCATCGCCTGGCGCCGCGACGCCGCGGTGACGATGTGCCAGCGCATCGAGCAGGTGACCGGCCGTCACTGGGTGGCCGGCATCGCCTCGAACAGGCATTTCTCCGAATGCATGATCTACGGCCGCTACGCGGACGAGGTGCTGGAAGGGCAGGGGCACTTCCACGCCTCGAACGAGCTCTGCCGCGTTTACTGGACCGGACCTGCTCTGTCGGACGAGACGTTCCGCGAATTCGTCGCCGCCATGAGTCCGGACCAGGTGGCGATCGGCATGCAGTCGTTCATCGGCACCGATGTCGGCCGCATCCGCCGGCTCATCGAGGCCTGA
- a CDS encoding GumC family protein, which produces MINPDHRDQGRPPRSLLSFGQTPSRPAAGDPASAGFDAAETSAAERHRIARARREARSNRLLEALAALPETVEEEAPRPAAARAAPVAPAPAPPPRAPEVVAPPPSATAPAPAGELWRPLIDPLKIWNGIVRSRWIILATTVAGAALGVMIALSTPKKFESVAELLVDPRDIKITDRNVTEGGLPSDATLAIVENQVKVLTSGNVLAKVVDKLNLAADPEFNGDEKSFGLGALVSELRSIFSRSEKGEGDLRRALAIQGLAKSLDVERGGKTFVVSISAVTQSAEKSALIANTLTETFLQSYGDIQSDTAGRASDELSSRLAELQKGLDEAERKVEAYKAERDLVDAQGRLISDDEMVKLNDQLTIARARTIELNARASSIRDLNPDAVVGGSLPEQISSPVMAELRTQYATAKQEVERLSVRLGPRHPERLAAEAQLAGARDSLASELRRISSSIQVDLKRAVQLEQDLASRLAQLKARQAQVSEDLVTVRELEREAAAKRAVYESFLLRARETNEQRGMNTANMSVISVAQPPLEPLGPSRSMTVIAATILGFMAGVGIGGARGAIDSLRSGGGGSPVRPAPRPAPGRPRDETDDEIDRIMHSAARRETSEAATAATRRTAEPAPAVAAAEARKSAPPQPEAYPYVPTQTGYPGQPMPQPAQPPGWYDPQAAYAAQQQAAYQAWLAARPQPPAYPPQPAPTQHWGAWPEQPGHAQPVYPQPQMPLNMQSPQPWPAQPQFAPPAGWQPPQEMTQPPQPQTFQQVQADASSIDDIRESLREFRTAVRELATSRARGRM; this is translated from the coding sequence ATGATCAACCCGGACCATCGAGACCAGGGAAGACCCCCGCGTTCTCTGCTTTCGTTCGGGCAGACTCCGTCGAGACCCGCGGCAGGCGACCCGGCATCGGCCGGCTTCGACGCCGCCGAAACCTCTGCCGCCGAGCGGCACCGCATCGCGCGCGCGCGCCGCGAGGCGCGCTCCAACCGTCTGCTCGAGGCGCTCGCCGCTCTGCCGGAGACCGTCGAGGAGGAAGCGCCTCGCCCTGCCGCCGCCCGGGCGGCACCCGTCGCGCCGGCACCGGCGCCGCCGCCCCGGGCACCCGAAGTGGTCGCGCCGCCGCCGTCCGCCACCGCGCCGGCTCCCGCCGGGGAGCTGTGGCGGCCGCTGATAGACCCGCTGAAGATCTGGAACGGCATCGTCCGCTCGCGCTGGATCATCCTGGCGACGACCGTGGCGGGCGCCGCACTCGGCGTCATGATCGCGCTGTCGACGCCGAAGAAGTTCGAATCCGTCGCCGAGCTCCTCGTCGACCCCCGCGACATCAAGATCACCGACCGCAACGTGACCGAGGGCGGCCTGCCGTCCGACGCCACGCTGGCGATCGTCGAGAACCAGGTGAAGGTGCTCACCTCCGGCAACGTCCTGGCCAAGGTCGTGGACAAGCTGAACCTCGCCGCGGACCCCGAGTTCAATGGCGACGAAAAGAGCTTCGGCCTGGGCGCGCTCGTCTCGGAGCTGAGATCGATCTTCTCGCGCAGCGAGAAGGGCGAGGGCGACCTGCGCCGCGCGCTGGCGATCCAGGGCCTCGCCAAGAGCCTCGACGTCGAGCGCGGCGGCAAGACCTTCGTGGTCTCGATCTCCGCCGTCACGCAGAGCGCCGAGAAGTCGGCGCTGATCGCCAACACGCTGACCGAGACCTTCCTGCAGTCCTACGGCGACATCCAGTCCGACACGGCGGGTCGCGCCTCCGATGAACTGTCCTCGCGCCTTGCCGAGCTGCAGAAGGGCCTCGACGAGGCCGAGCGCAAGGTGGAAGCCTACAAGGCCGAGCGTGATCTCGTCGACGCGCAGGGCCGGCTGATCTCGGACGACGAGATGGTCAAGCTGAACGACCAGCTGACCATCGCCCGAGCCCGCACGATCGAGCTCAACGCGCGTGCCAGCTCGATCCGCGACCTCAATCCCGATGCGGTGGTGGGAGGCAGCCTGCCCGAGCAGATCAGCTCGCCGGTGATGGCGGAGCTGCGCACGCAATATGCGACGGCCAAGCAGGAGGTCGAGCGCCTGTCGGTCCGGCTCGGACCACGCCACCCCGAGCGTCTGGCCGCCGAGGCCCAGCTCGCCGGCGCGCGCGATTCGCTCGCCTCGGAACTGCGGCGCATCAGTTCCTCGATCCAGGTAGACCTCAAGCGCGCGGTGCAACTCGAGCAGGACCTCGCCAGCCGCCTCGCCCAACTCAAGGCGCGCCAGGCGCAGGTCAGCGAGGACCTCGTCACGGTGCGCGAACTGGAGCGCGAAGCGGCCGCCAAGCGCGCCGTCTACGAATCCTTCCTGCTGCGTGCGCGCGAGACCAACGAGCAGCGCGGCATGAACACCGCGAACATGAGCGTCATCTCGGTGGCCCAGCCGCCGCTCGAGCCTCTCGGGCCTTCGCGTAGCATGACAGTGATCGCCGCCACGATCCTCGGCTTCATGGCCGGCGTCGGCATCGGCGGCGCCCGCGGCGCCATCGACAGCCTGCGCTCGGGCGGAGGCGGAAGCCCCGTCCGCCCGGCGCCGCGCCCCGCACCCGGCCGCCCGCGCGACGAGACCGACGACGAGATCGACAGGATCATGCACTCCGCCGCGCGGCGCGAGACATCCGAAGCGGCCACTGCAGCCACGAGGCGCACGGCCGAACCGGCTCCGGCCGTCGCCGCGGCCGAAGCCAGAAAGAGCGCTCCGCCGCAGCCCGAGGCCTATCCGTATGTCCCGACGCAGACGGGCTATCCGGGGCAGCCGATGCCGCAGCCCGCGCAGCCGCCTGGCTGGTACGATCCGCAGGCGGCCTATGCCGCCCAGCAGCAGGCTGCCTACCAGGCCTGGCTTGCCGCGCGCCCGCAGCCGCCTGCCTATCCGCCACAGCCCGCGCCGACGCAGCACTGGGGCGCCTGGCCCGAACAGCCGGGCCATGCCCAGCCGGTCTATCCGCAGCCGCAGATGCCGCTCAACATGCAGTCGCCGCAGCCCTGGCCGGCGCAGCCGCAGTTCGCGCCGCCCGCCGGCTGGCAGCCGCCGCAGGAGATGACGCAGCCGCCGCAGCCCCAGACCTTCCAGCAGGTGCAGGCGGATGCGAGCTCGATCGACGACATCCGCGAAAGCCTGCGCGAATTCCGCACCGCCGTGCGCGAGCTCGCCACCAGCCGCGCGCGCGGCCGCATGTGA